A region of Chitinophaga horti DNA encodes the following proteins:
- a CDS encoding CheR family methyltransferase, whose product MNEEISMADYLEVIQVIRLRYGYDFTGYAQASLKRRLVRFMGHANVASVFDLKHQLVNDANFFNQMVQYLTVNVTEMFRDPAFYKTLKEVVLPKLAAYPNIKIWHAGCSTGEEVYSMAILLHEAGLLERTRIYATDLNPANLERAASGVVQLEYMKEYTANYIQAGGQQDFSDYYTARYDKVILQKELRKNITFFQHNLVTDQVFNEFQLICCRNVFIYFNRDLQNDVLKLFYDSLSPWGYLALGIKESLRFTEMKNAFENVHMNHKIYRRKR is encoded by the coding sequence ATGAATGAAGAAATTTCCATGGCGGACTACCTCGAAGTAATCCAGGTGATCCGTTTACGTTATGGCTACGATTTTACGGGGTATGCGCAAGCCTCCCTCAAACGCCGCCTCGTGCGGTTTATGGGGCACGCGAACGTAGCATCGGTCTTCGACCTTAAGCACCAGCTGGTGAATGATGCGAATTTTTTCAACCAGATGGTGCAATACCTTACGGTGAACGTAACCGAAATGTTCCGTGACCCGGCTTTTTACAAAACTTTAAAGGAAGTGGTGTTGCCCAAACTGGCCGCTTATCCCAATATTAAGATATGGCATGCCGGTTGCTCTACAGGTGAAGAGGTGTACTCAATGGCGATTCTGCTGCATGAGGCCGGATTACTGGAACGCACGCGTATTTACGCTACGGACTTAAATCCCGCCAACCTGGAAAGGGCTGCATCGGGCGTAGTGCAGCTGGAATATATGAAGGAGTACACGGCTAATTATATACAGGCCGGCGGGCAGCAGGACTTTTCGGACTATTATACGGCGCGGTACGACAAGGTGATCCTGCAGAAGGAGTTGCGGAAAAATATCACCTTCTTTCAGCATAACCTGGTTACCGACCAGGTATTTAATGAGTTTCAGCTGATCTGCTGCCGCAACGTATTTATCTATTTTAACCGCGACCTGCAGAACGATGTATTGAAACTCTTTTACGATAGCTTGTCGCCCTGGGGTTACCTGGCGCTGGGAATTAAGGAGTCCTTACGATTTACCGAAATGAAAAACGCGTTCGAGAACGTGCATATGAATCATAAAATTTACCGGCGTAAAAGATAA
- a CDS encoding chemotaxis protein CheB, with protein sequence MEAQFNIILIGGSAGSLQPVISILEQLPEDLRIPVVIVLHRLRNVQSEMDRLLSVKKKITEPEDKEKILPGRIYLAPQNYHLMLEADDTFMLDYSELVNFSRPSIDMTFSSAAIAYQHKVMAILLSGANHDGAAGLCEIAAQGGTAIVQDPAEADFDVMPLAAIAMCDRARVMSIEDINLYIKSNTQAD encoded by the coding sequence ATGGAAGCGCAGTTCAATATCATCCTGATAGGAGGTTCCGCAGGCAGCTTGCAGCCGGTAATCTCAATACTGGAGCAGCTTCCGGAGGATTTGCGTATTCCTGTAGTGATCGTATTACACCGGTTACGGAACGTGCAGAGTGAGATGGACAGGTTGCTGTCCGTGAAAAAAAAGATCACAGAGCCGGAAGATAAAGAGAAAATTTTGCCGGGCCGTATCTATCTTGCGCCCCAAAATTATCACCTCATGCTGGAAGCCGACGATACCTTCATGCTCGATTACTCCGAGCTGGTGAACTTCAGCCGTCCTTCCATCGACATGACATTTAGCAGCGCTGCAATCGCTTATCAGCATAAAGTAATGGCCATACTACTCAGTGGTGCCAATCACGACGGTGCCGCCGGCCTGTGTGAAATAGCCGCCCAGGGCGGTACTGCGATCGTGCAGGACCCTGCCGAAGCCGATTTTGATGTGATGCCGCTGGCGGCTATAGCGATGTGCGATCGGGCACGGGTGATGAGCATTGAAGATATCAATCTATACATAAAAAGTAACACGCAGGCGGATTGA
- a CDS encoding sensor histidine kinase, with protein MTERTKPRKFTILLVDDRIENLLSLEEMLDADHRVFMKATSGNDALKQVLKNDDIGLIMLDVQMPEMDGFEVARLLKANPKTRDIAIIFVTAINKDEQHVLKGFEEGAVDYLPKPLDLLVTRAKVNVFEKLYFYERDLKMALKEKELVNNQLERFMYVVAHDLQSPLSGSMGLMMLMQEDPRIKEHEDLLEYTNMAVKASYSLSEMITAIFEFSRKNELQQTIEDVDVTELVNEIVTMLFPPSHIKIHIEDTLPVLSTVRSKLHQVFQNLIGNAIKYNDKPQGEIFVGVKETDAFYEFYVKDNGPGIEEKNNERIFKLFEVVDKENAESTGIGLNILKYLVESQGGKVWVESFPGEGSCFWFQWRK; from the coding sequence ATGACCGAAAGAACCAAACCTAGAAAGTTTACGATCCTGCTGGTGGATGACCGTATCGAAAACCTGCTTTCTCTCGAAGAGATGCTGGACGCTGACCATCGTGTGTTTATGAAGGCCACGTCTGGCAACGATGCATTAAAACAGGTGTTGAAGAACGATGACATCGGGTTGATCATGCTGGACGTACAGATGCCTGAAATGGATGGGTTTGAAGTGGCGCGGCTGTTGAAAGCGAATCCTAAAACGCGCGACATTGCCATTATCTTCGTTACGGCGATCAATAAGGACGAGCAGCATGTACTTAAAGGCTTTGAAGAAGGCGCGGTAGACTACCTGCCCAAACCGCTCGACCTGCTTGTTACGCGGGCTAAGGTAAACGTGTTCGAAAAATTATACTTCTACGAGCGTGATCTGAAGATGGCGCTGAAAGAAAAAGAATTGGTCAACAATCAGCTGGAGCGCTTCATGTACGTGGTTGCTCACGACCTGCAATCCCCACTCTCCGGTTCTATGGGCCTCATGATGCTGATGCAGGAAGATCCGCGCATCAAAGAGCATGAGGATTTGCTGGAATACACTAATATGGCCGTTAAAGCCAGTTATAGCCTGAGTGAGATGATTACGGCCATCTTCGAGTTCTCCCGTAAGAACGAGCTGCAACAGACGATAGAAGATGTGGATGTAACGGAACTGGTGAATGAGATTGTCACGATGTTGTTCCCGCCGTCGCATATAAAAATCCATATAGAAGATACGCTGCCGGTATTATCTACCGTGCGCTCCAAATTACACCAGGTGTTTCAGAACCTGATCGGCAACGCCATCAAGTACAATGACAAACCCCAGGGCGAGATATTCGTCGGCGTAAAGGAAACCGATGCCTTCTACGAGTTTTATGTGAAAGATAACGGTCCGGGTATTGAGGAAAAGAACAACGAGCGCATTTTCAAGCTGTTCGAGGTGGTGGATAAGGAAAACGCGGAAAGTACGGGCATCGGGCTGAATATCCTCAAATACCTGGTAGAATCGCAGGGCGGCAAGGTGTGGGTGGAGTCGTTCCCCGGCGAAGGTAGCTGTTTCTGGTTCCAATGGCGCAAGTAG
- a CDS encoding AraC family transcriptional regulator produces the protein MKVIQFTVPVATEDSVVVEEDLLPNFYNYLHRHKEMQVTLIVKGSGTLIAGNYTQPFEPGDIYVMGANQPHIFKSDPSHFINPQKGNAHAIHIFFDHERILKNLLHLQEMEHIKRFLDRTQSGLQMYMPPNQQEMAGAIKKVSSSSGFERLMNFLQLLQSFSKDVKAWKSLSTGFSKHSLPDSEGIRMNDIYQYTMDHYGENISLKRIAEVAHITPHAFCKYFKKHTRKTYMAFLNEIRINEACKKIINGEFSSISSIAYSSGFNSAINFNRVFKKTTGISPSEYIREYKTK, from the coding sequence ATGAAAGTCATCCAGTTTACTGTGCCAGTCGCCACAGAGGATTCTGTTGTGGTGGAAGAAGACCTGCTTCCTAATTTCTATAATTACCTGCATCGCCACAAGGAAATGCAGGTAACGCTGATCGTGAAGGGGAGTGGTACCCTCATTGCAGGCAACTACACACAGCCGTTTGAACCGGGCGACATCTACGTCATGGGGGCTAACCAGCCGCACATCTTTAAATCCGATCCTTCGCATTTCATCAATCCTCAAAAGGGGAATGCGCATGCGATCCATATCTTTTTTGACCACGAACGTATTCTCAAAAACCTGCTGCACCTGCAGGAGATGGAGCATATCAAACGTTTTCTCGACCGTACCCAAAGCGGTCTGCAGATGTATATGCCGCCCAACCAGCAGGAAATGGCCGGGGCTATCAAAAAAGTAAGCAGCAGTTCTGGTTTCGAAAGACTCATGAACTTCCTGCAGCTGCTGCAAAGTTTTTCGAAGGATGTGAAGGCCTGGAAGTCATTGTCTACCGGCTTTTCCAAACATTCGCTCCCCGACTCCGAAGGTATCCGCATGAATGATATTTACCAATATACTATGGATCATTATGGGGAAAATATTTCGCTGAAGCGGATTGCGGAGGTGGCGCATATTACGCCGCACGCCTTCTGCAAGTATTTTAAGAAGCATACCCGCAAAACCTATATGGCCTTCCTGAACGAGATCCGTATTAATGAAGCCTGTAAGAAGATCATCAACGGCGAATTCAGCAGTATTTCAAGTATAGCCTACTCATCCGGCTTCAACAGCGCCATTAATTTCAACCGCGTATTTAAGAAAACGACAGGCATTTCGCCAAGTGAATACATCCGGGAGTATAAAACGAAGTAA
- a CDS encoding phosphatidate cytidylyltransferase, whose protein sequence is MKGITLTSMLAFLTLFLSSCELVEGVFKAGIWTGLLIVAVVLFLIIFLIRRMGK, encoded by the coding sequence ATGAAAGGCATCACATTAACATCCATGCTGGCATTTCTTACACTGTTCCTGAGCAGTTGCGAGCTGGTAGAAGGCGTATTTAAGGCTGGCATTTGGACAGGCTTACTGATCGTAGCCGTGGTATTGTTCCTGATTATTTTCCTGATCAGGCGGATGGGCAAATAG
- a CDS encoding sigma-70 family RNA polymerase sigma factor, translating to MDASTFETVFKKHYQLLCLQAYSMLNDEPAAKDLVQALFIDLWEKRAELDIRKDVTSYLWISVRNRCMTYQRNKANHDKKVAAHEQEKLPVAEEIRIRTDGPDIADKLAAAISDMPARRSLIFQMVYIQGLAYQQAADRLSISKNSIKTQIKIGLQHLRLKLGGVTWD from the coding sequence ATGGACGCCAGCACATTTGAAACCGTTTTTAAGAAGCATTACCAATTATTGTGTTTACAGGCATATAGTATGCTGAACGACGAACCTGCAGCCAAAGACCTGGTGCAGGCGCTTTTTATTGACTTGTGGGAGAAACGAGCCGAACTCGACATCCGGAAAGATGTTACATCTTACCTATGGATATCTGTGCGCAACCGGTGCATGACTTACCAGCGCAACAAAGCCAATCACGATAAAAAAGTAGCCGCACATGAGCAGGAAAAACTGCCGGTAGCGGAAGAAATCAGGATCCGCACTGACGGTCCGGACATTGCCGACAAACTTGCCGCAGCGATCAGCGACATGCCGGCGAGAAGGTCCCTCATCTTTCAAATGGTGTATATACAGGGACTTGCTTACCAACAGGCCGCAGACCGCCTGAGCATCAGTAAAAATTCTATCAAGACCCAGATAAAGATCGGGCTGCAACACTTGCGCCTCAAGTTAGGCGGTGTTACCTGGGATTGA
- a CDS encoding FecR family protein: MATVQPPTNRPLITGVRLEAANGDMLPLDGKDAATTVTLDGVQLHNDRETLRFEGKGNNAARWNAIVVPAKLDYKVVLADGSKVWLNASTKLRFPFTFPNDIREVFVDGEAYFDIAPDADRPFVVNVGGSRLEVLGTEFNVNNYGGKAITTSLVKGAVAVNSKAERVVLQPGKEAILTNNGKVKVHAFDPEEATSWMHGVYTFHNTPLSVLSEVLPRMFGTQVVFDKREIGEIRFTGALDKNDPLSYFLRNLEVAAEVQSYYANGVLHLK; this comes from the coding sequence GTGGCTACGGTACAACCGCCCACCAACAGGCCACTCATTACCGGCGTTCGGCTGGAAGCGGCTAACGGCGATATGCTCCCCCTGGATGGTAAGGACGCCGCCACTACGGTGACCCTGGACGGCGTGCAGCTACACAACGACCGCGAGACGCTCCGTTTTGAAGGCAAAGGAAACAACGCCGCCCGATGGAATGCCATCGTAGTGCCGGCGAAGCTCGATTATAAGGTTGTACTGGCCGACGGATCGAAGGTATGGCTGAACGCCAGCACGAAACTGCGTTTCCCTTTCACCTTCCCCAACGATATCAGGGAAGTGTTTGTGGACGGGGAGGCGTACTTCGATATTGCGCCGGATGCTGACAGGCCTTTCGTAGTTAACGTCGGTGGCTCCCGCCTCGAGGTTTTGGGTACAGAGTTTAATGTGAATAACTATGGCGGCAAAGCTATTACCACTTCCCTGGTAAAGGGAGCGGTGGCCGTAAACAGTAAAGCAGAACGCGTCGTATTGCAGCCGGGCAAAGAGGCAATTTTAACCAACAACGGGAAAGTGAAGGTGCACGCCTTTGATCCCGAAGAGGCCACCAGCTGGATGCACGGTGTATATACATTCCACAACACACCACTGTCTGTACTTTCCGAAGTATTGCCCCGGATGTTCGGCACGCAGGTGGTGTTTGACAAACGCGAGATCGGTGAGATCCGTTTTACCGGAGCGCTGGATAAAAACGACCCGCTGTCATATTTCCTCCGCAACCTGGAAGTGGCGGCCGAAGTGCAAAGCTACTACGCTAACGGGGTGTTGCATTTGAAATGA
- a CDS encoding S9 family peptidase, with protein MTICASYYRLLTLASLFFVTARTQAQAPLMPYAPAAEEVAANYKSAAELDSLVRNKAYRLGVRPRWQADKKAFWYKNVLQDSVVEYVYVDAAQGRRQLAFDHAKLASGLSKATGRSISADKLPLTDIVFAKDAILVETGGKWYSCHPGSYECTPAASAPQASTESSNPGSRPRWERGDWGARNISPDKQWSVDIRDGNVWVKPANGEAFQYTNNGTKAAPYGEVRWSPDSRYFAICRIYPVEAAKVYYLLSSQPNTTRAELKFNDYAQPGDSNTIYAVYVGDVAGKTLRRADVDSSNDRPSIRWRKSDNRYFTFERADRGHQRFRIVEVDRETGNTRNIVEEKTNTFIYEQRIFTHYIEDKDEVIWSSEKDGYMHLYLVNAKAGTAKPITKGAWVVRNVDSVDTQKRQVWFRASGMNPGEDPYNVHYCRINFDGKGLVKLTAGNGHHTLTFSPDRSYYIDTYSRPDAPPVTELHQTSTGKLLTVLETADVSRLLATGLRLPEVFVAKARDGKTDIWGVVCRPRNFDPQKKYPVIENIYAGPQDAFVPKSFMTYSEMQSMAELGFIVVQMDGMGTANRSKAFHDVCWKNLADAGFPDRILWMKALAAKYPYVDVDRVGLYGTSAGGQNTVGGLLFHPEFYKAGVAACGCHDNRVDKQWWNEQWMGYPVGKHYEEQSNIVNAAKLQGNLLLIVGEADTNVPPESTYRLADALIKANKDFDFLVVPGMGHSDGGPYGRRKKRDFFVKTLLGAQPPVRNMASN; from the coding sequence ATGACGATCTGCGCTTCCTACTACCGCCTGCTAACACTGGCCTCCCTGTTTTTTGTGACCGCCCGCACCCAGGCGCAGGCACCCTTAATGCCTTACGCACCTGCGGCAGAAGAAGTGGCTGCCAACTATAAAAGTGCCGCCGAACTAGACTCGCTCGTACGCAATAAAGCTTATCGCCTGGGCGTACGTCCCCGCTGGCAGGCCGACAAAAAAGCTTTCTGGTACAAAAATGTGTTGCAAGACAGCGTAGTAGAATACGTATATGTAGATGCCGCGCAAGGTCGCAGGCAGCTGGCCTTCGATCACGCGAAGCTGGCTTCCGGGTTGTCGAAGGCTACTGGCCGCAGCATCAGCGCCGACAAATTGCCCCTCACAGATATCGTGTTCGCCAAAGACGCGATACTTGTAGAAACCGGTGGCAAATGGTACAGCTGCCATCCCGGCAGTTATGAATGTACGCCCGCCGCATCAGCACCGCAGGCTTCCACGGAGTCCTCTAATCCAGGCTCCAGGCCACGTTGGGAACGGGGCGACTGGGGCGCACGTAATATATCGCCCGATAAACAATGGTCGGTGGACATTCGCGATGGCAATGTATGGGTGAAGCCCGCTAATGGTGAGGCTTTCCAATATACGAACAACGGTACCAAAGCCGCTCCGTACGGTGAAGTGCGCTGGTCGCCGGATAGCCGCTATTTTGCGATCTGCCGCATCTACCCGGTGGAAGCAGCCAAAGTGTATTACCTGCTCAGCTCCCAGCCGAATACAACACGGGCGGAGCTAAAGTTCAATGACTATGCGCAACCCGGCGATTCCAATACGATCTACGCGGTGTACGTGGGTGACGTGGCCGGTAAAACGTTACGCAGGGCAGATGTAGACAGCAGCAACGACCGCCCCTCTATCCGCTGGCGCAAGTCTGATAACCGCTACTTTACTTTCGAGCGTGCCGATCGTGGTCACCAGCGCTTCCGCATCGTGGAGGTGGACCGGGAAACGGGGAACACGCGTAATATCGTCGAAGAGAAAACGAACACCTTTATTTACGAGCAGCGCATTTTCACGCACTATATCGAAGACAAGGACGAGGTGATCTGGTCTTCAGAAAAAGATGGTTACATGCACCTCTACCTGGTGAACGCCAAGGCTGGCACGGCTAAGCCGATCACGAAAGGAGCATGGGTGGTGAGAAACGTTGATAGCGTGGATACGCAAAAACGCCAGGTGTGGTTCCGCGCCAGTGGCATGAATCCGGGTGAAGATCCCTATAACGTACATTACTGTCGCATCAACTTTGATGGTAAAGGCCTCGTGAAGCTGACGGCAGGCAATGGTCATCACACGCTCACTTTTTCCCCCGACCGCAGCTATTATATCGATACTTATTCCCGGCCAGATGCGCCGCCTGTAACGGAGCTGCATCAAACGTCGACGGGTAAACTGCTTACCGTGCTGGAAACTGCGGACGTGAGCCGCCTGTTGGCTACAGGTTTGCGGCTGCCGGAAGTATTTGTTGCCAAAGCACGCGATGGTAAAACAGACATATGGGGCGTAGTATGCCGGCCGCGCAACTTCGATCCGCAAAAGAAATACCCGGTGATCGAAAACATATACGCTGGTCCGCAAGATGCATTTGTGCCTAAAAGTTTTATGACTTACAGCGAAATGCAAAGCATGGCGGAACTGGGTTTCATCGTGGTGCAAATGGACGGTATGGGTACTGCAAACCGCTCTAAAGCGTTTCATGACGTTTGCTGGAAAAACCTGGCAGATGCCGGTTTTCCCGATCGCATCCTTTGGATGAAGGCGCTGGCAGCGAAGTATCCGTATGTAGACGTTGATAGGGTAGGACTGTACGGCACTTCCGCCGGCGGGCAAAATACCGTGGGCGGTTTGTTGTTCCATCCGGAGTTTTATAAAGCGGGTGTGGCGGCTTGTGGTTGTCACGATAACCGGGTAGATAAACAATGGTGGAACGAGCAGTGGATGGGGTACCCAGTGGGTAAACATTACGAAGAGCAATCGAATATCGTGAACGCCGCCAAACTGCAAGGCAACCTGCTGCTGATAGTCGGCGAGGCCGATACCAACGTGCCGCCGGAGTCAACATACCGCCTTGCCGATGCATTGATCAAAGCAAACAAAGACTTCGACTTCCTCGTGGTGCCTGGTATGGGACATAGCGATGGCGGGCCTTATGGGCGCAGGAAGAAACGTGATTTTTTCGTGAAAACATTATTGGGCGCGCAGCCTCCGGTTCGCAACATGGCATCTAACTAA